A genomic window from Cutibacterium acnes includes:
- the hisH gene encoding imidazole glycerol phosphate synthase subunit HisH: protein MSDPVRVGIIDHGSGNLHSARRALRQVGAEVIVSNDPSALLDTDALVLPGVGALAACMTGLRAMGGARLVRQWVDEGRPLLGICVGHQMLFERGRERDVDVKCLGVLPGVVEELPAERLPHIGWNTVIPAADSALFQGVQERFYFVHSYGVVVTGPHDHFTTATHQGATFVAAAEYGSVTSTQFHPEKSGTAGLALLTRWLNQLS from the coding sequence ATGTCTGATCCGGTGCGAGTCGGCATTATCGACCATGGATCAGGAAACCTTCACTCCGCTAGACGTGCATTGCGTCAGGTAGGTGCCGAAGTGATCGTTTCCAACGACCCGAGTGCCTTACTCGATACCGACGCTCTCGTCCTCCCCGGAGTGGGAGCGTTAGCGGCGTGTATGACAGGGTTGCGGGCTATGGGCGGGGCGCGTCTTGTCCGTCAATGGGTTGACGAGGGACGACCTCTGCTGGGTATCTGCGTGGGCCATCAGATGCTTTTCGAGCGAGGACGTGAACGCGACGTTGACGTCAAGTGCCTTGGTGTTCTTCCTGGTGTCGTTGAGGAGCTGCCGGCAGAGCGACTGCCCCATATAGGGTGGAACACGGTGATACCGGCCGCCGACTCAGCCTTATTTCAGGGCGTGCAAGAGAGGTTCTACTTCGTCCATTCCTATGGTGTGGTCGTTACCGGACCTCACGACCACTTCACCACTGCGACCCATCAGGGAGCCACCTTTGTCGCAGCCGCAGAGTATGGTTCGGTGACGTCCACGCAGTTCCATCCTGAAAAGTCGGGGACAGCAGGTCTCGCTCTGCTCACACGCTGGCTGAATCAGCTGAGTTGA
- the ruvC gene encoding crossover junction endodeoxyribonuclease RuvC: MGVDPGLTRCGVGVVEGGLGSPLKLIAVGVIRTPADLDHAHRLLRIHDGLEEWRDHTRPDAVAVEKVFAQHNRNTVTGTAQAAGMAMMIAARHGLPVALHTPSEVKAAISGSGRADKAQVGFMVARVLRLSAPPKPADAADAVALAICHLWRGGAARRIEAAVATQRRGRRVPRSWKDLAR; encoded by the coding sequence ATGGGGGTCGACCCTGGTTTAACCCGATGCGGGGTTGGCGTCGTTGAAGGTGGGTTAGGATCGCCTCTGAAGCTCATTGCCGTGGGCGTCATTCGTACTCCTGCCGACCTCGATCATGCACACCGACTACTGCGCATCCACGACGGGCTGGAGGAATGGCGTGACCACACCCGCCCGGATGCCGTCGCTGTCGAGAAAGTGTTTGCCCAACACAACCGCAATACAGTAACTGGTACCGCTCAGGCAGCCGGAATGGCGATGATGATTGCCGCCCGGCATGGTCTTCCGGTCGCTCTTCACACTCCAAGTGAGGTTAAAGCGGCAATCTCGGGTTCAGGACGAGCCGATAAAGCCCAGGTGGGCTTCATGGTGGCACGGGTGTTGCGGCTATCGGCGCCTCCCAAGCCTGCTGATGCTGCCGACGCTGTCGCTTTGGCGATCTGCCACCTGTGGCGTGGCGGGGCGGCTCGTCGCATTGAAGCCGCTGTGGCTACGCAACGACGCGGTCGGCGTGTACCCCGTTCTTGGAAGGACCTAGCCCGGTGA
- a CDS encoding adenine phosphoribosyltransferase, protein MTYCKDLIASLIRDVPDFPEPGVTFKDITPLLANPNGYAAAISELVDTASRDVDVVLGMEARGFMFAGPVALSLGAGFVPVRKPGKLPGDVYSQSFVLEYGSATLTVHQDAVQPGSKVLIVDDVLATAGTVRATASLVEQLGAELVGVSVLIELSALGGREKLDRAGIGPVNAVLTI, encoded by the coding sequence ATGACCTACTGTAAGGACCTCATTGCCAGCCTGATCCGGGATGTCCCGGACTTTCCGGAGCCCGGGGTCACTTTTAAGGACATCACTCCGCTACTGGCAAATCCCAATGGCTATGCGGCTGCGATCTCTGAACTCGTAGACACTGCTTCTCGTGACGTGGACGTCGTCCTCGGTATGGAGGCACGTGGATTCATGTTCGCCGGGCCGGTAGCTCTCTCCCTCGGAGCCGGATTTGTTCCTGTCCGCAAACCCGGGAAACTTCCTGGTGACGTCTACTCTCAGTCATTCGTGCTGGAGTACGGCTCTGCGACCCTGACAGTCCATCAGGATGCGGTGCAGCCCGGTTCCAAGGTGCTCATCGTCGATGACGTCCTCGCGACAGCCGGCACAGTTCGCGCTACGGCCTCCCTCGTGGAGCAGTTGGGCGCAGAACTGGTTGGTGTATCGGTACTCATAGAGCTGTCGGCGCTGGGCGGTCGCGAGAAACTCGATCGCGCCGGAATCGGTCCTGTCAACGCAGTTCTCACAATCTGA
- the yajC gene encoding preprotein translocase subunit YajC: MTPVTPEDKERFMPLLASPLGGFMPLLIIFIVLIGFTLWQGKRQVKKQQEERVQLESRLEVGTRVVLSSGLFVTITHIGDKQAVVELAPGVEVSVLKQAIVRPAGDEEEFAFADDVPTENSTVHDDVATESANDVLTSPEASAVNAHTSDEQPQA, from the coding sequence ATGACCCCGGTCACACCCGAAGACAAGGAACGTTTTATGCCTCTTCTCGCTAGCCCGCTGGGCGGATTCATGCCCCTGCTGATCATTTTTATCGTGCTCATTGGTTTCACGTTGTGGCAGGGTAAGCGGCAGGTCAAAAAACAGCAGGAGGAGCGCGTTCAACTCGAGTCACGTCTTGAGGTTGGTACTCGCGTCGTGCTGAGCAGCGGCCTGTTCGTAACCATTACCCATATCGGGGACAAACAGGCCGTGGTTGAGCTCGCCCCGGGCGTTGAGGTGAGCGTTCTCAAGCAGGCGATTGTTCGGCCCGCTGGTGACGAGGAGGAGTTCGCGTTCGCTGACGACGTCCCGACCGAGAACTCCACGGTTCATGACGATGTCGCTACCGAATCGGCGAATGATGTGCTGACCTCTCCCGAGGCGTCGGCTGTAAATGCTCATACCTCTGACGAGCAGCCGCAGGCCTGA
- the secF gene encoding protein translocase subunit SecF, protein MTDDMNAQTSSVATKRPSDGATGKKRKRSFTHALYTGEISYGFIQRRKVWYTITAVVIIISFIGLLVRGLNLGIEFKGGVQFRAPAHVATSTIDDVRKSVLSSGAPDMDATEVVSLGSDAVQVQTRALNNDETTKVQEAIAKATGTKMSSVTYSKVGSQWGEQITGKAIKALVVFLVLVMLQIWAYFRHWKMSIAALVALLHDLIVTIGIYALVGFTVSPSTVIGVLTILGYSLYDTVVVFDKVRENVQDIDKRDYTFAEGANRAVNQVLVRSINTTIVGVLPVAALLFAGAFVLGSGPLEDLGLALFVGMIVGAYSSIFIATPVFTQLREHEPAMKEHTARVLRRRERAAQKAPRVTGETVAAEGPRDVTTITGSDRHQPRRSTRAERKK, encoded by the coding sequence ATGACTGACGACATGAACGCCCAGACGTCGTCTGTTGCCACAAAGCGTCCTAGTGATGGCGCGACCGGCAAGAAGCGCAAGCGTAGCTTCACTCATGCCCTGTACACCGGTGAGATCTCCTACGGGTTTATCCAGCGCCGCAAGGTCTGGTACACCATCACTGCAGTCGTCATCATCATCTCGTTTATCGGCCTGCTAGTACGCGGTCTGAACCTCGGTATTGAGTTCAAGGGTGGCGTGCAGTTCCGAGCTCCGGCCCACGTTGCTACCTCTACTATTGACGACGTCCGAAAGTCGGTGCTGTCCTCGGGTGCTCCCGATATGGACGCAACCGAGGTCGTCAGCCTCGGCTCCGATGCTGTCCAGGTGCAGACTCGGGCTCTTAACAATGACGAAACTACGAAGGTTCAGGAGGCCATTGCTAAGGCCACCGGGACGAAGATGAGCTCGGTCACCTACTCTAAGGTCGGCAGTCAGTGGGGTGAGCAGATCACCGGCAAGGCCATTAAGGCGTTGGTCGTATTCCTGGTCTTGGTGATGCTGCAGATTTGGGCCTATTTCCGGCATTGGAAGATGTCTATTGCTGCTTTGGTGGCCCTTTTACACGATCTCATCGTCACCATCGGTATCTATGCGTTGGTTGGATTCACGGTTTCACCGTCAACAGTCATTGGTGTGCTAACGATTCTGGGCTATTCGTTGTACGACACCGTCGTGGTCTTCGACAAGGTGCGCGAGAACGTCCAGGACATCGACAAGCGTGATTACACCTTTGCTGAGGGCGCTAACCGAGCCGTCAACCAGGTGCTGGTGCGGTCTATTAACACCACCATCGTGGGCGTGCTACCTGTCGCCGCGCTGCTCTTCGCTGGTGCCTTTGTGCTGGGGTCCGGGCCGCTCGAAGACCTTGGTCTGGCCCTGTTCGTCGGAATGATCGTTGGTGCCTACTCTTCGATCTTCATTGCAACCCCGGTGTTTACCCAATTGCGTGAGCACGAGCCAGCCATGAAAGAGCACACCGCGCGTGTTTTGCGTCGTCGTGAGCGGGCCGCTCAGAAGGCACCACGGGTAACCGGTGAGACCGTTGCCGCGGAAGGTCCACGCGACGTTACGACTATCACCGGGAGCGATCGTCACCAGCCACGTCGTTCTACCCGTGCCGAGAGGAAGAAATGA
- the ruvB gene encoding Holliday junction branch migration DNA helicase RuvB, with protein MSVERSPVDPSAEPPEKAEEAALRPGALAEFGGQQRVADQLGLVLAASKSRGTTPDHVLLSGPPGLGKTTLAMIIASEMSAPIRISSGPAIQHAGDLAAILSSLVPGEVFFLDEIHRMSKPAEEMLYLAMEDFRVDVVVGKGPGATAIPIEIPPFTLVGATTRAGLLPGPLRDRFGFTAQLDYYEVADLERIVTRSAGVIGVELAEGAAHTIASRSRGTPRIANRLLRRVRDWADVHHESPVTPQGAETALDLYEVDPLGLDRLDRAVLHAVCLKFGGGPVGLSTLAISVGEEPQTVEEVAEPFLVRLGFLMRTPRGRVATDRAWRHLGLEPPPDSSGEGLF; from the coding sequence ATGTCGGTGGAACGCTCGCCCGTCGATCCGTCGGCCGAACCCCCTGAAAAGGCTGAAGAAGCAGCTCTACGTCCTGGCGCGCTGGCAGAGTTCGGAGGACAACAGCGAGTCGCCGATCAACTAGGTCTGGTCCTTGCCGCGTCGAAGTCCCGTGGTACGACCCCCGACCATGTTCTGCTGTCGGGGCCGCCAGGTCTTGGGAAGACGACCTTGGCCATGATTATTGCCTCCGAAATGTCGGCACCAATCCGTATTTCCTCGGGTCCTGCCATTCAGCACGCTGGGGATCTGGCTGCGATCTTGTCCTCGTTAGTACCCGGCGAAGTGTTCTTTCTTGACGAGATCCACCGGATGTCCAAGCCTGCCGAAGAAATGCTTTACCTGGCTATGGAGGATTTCCGGGTCGACGTTGTTGTGGGTAAAGGGCCGGGAGCTACCGCGATTCCGATTGAGATCCCACCGTTCACCCTGGTGGGGGCAACAACGCGAGCTGGGCTGCTTCCGGGGCCGTTGCGTGACCGCTTCGGCTTTACTGCCCAGCTTGACTACTACGAGGTAGCTGATCTCGAACGGATCGTGACGCGATCGGCCGGGGTCATCGGAGTTGAGCTTGCTGAAGGTGCGGCACACACGATTGCGTCGCGGTCTCGCGGTACGCCCCGTATCGCGAACCGCTTGCTGCGACGGGTCCGTGACTGGGCAGACGTTCATCATGAGTCTCCTGTGACGCCGCAAGGAGCCGAGACCGCCCTTGACCTCTACGAGGTTGATCCGTTGGGTCTGGACCGCCTCGACAGGGCGGTTCTCCATGCGGTGTGTCTAAAGTTCGGGGGCGGGCCGGTAGGCTTGTCAACCCTTGCTATTAGCGTGGGGGAGGAGCCACAGACGGTTGAGGAAGTTGCTGAACCTTTCCTGGTACGACTTGGTTTTCTCATGCGCACCCCGAGGGGCCGCGTCGCTACTGATCGAGCTTGGCGACATCTCGGCCTTGAACCACCTCCCGACAGTTCCGGTGAGGGGCTGTTCTGA
- a CDS encoding potassium channel family protein encodes MVSESPESSGRHSVFEQTALVKLPFKATEPFWELVKRLAWSAVLLLISTLIVWVDRDSYVDSTAGDGVSLIDAFYYSTVTVTTTGYGDITPVAPHARLINALIITPLRITFLVLLVGTTLEMLANEGRRGLLDSAWRKRMRNHTVVIGYGTKGRSAVNTLRNHDVPVEKIVVIDSRPSAVAEANRSGLAAFEGDATRRDLLRRAEISKAREVVITLNRDDSAILTTLTVRQLNPRCHIVVSGREDENLPLLRESGADAVVTSADAVGRLLGLSSVNPYVGTVVDDLLSSSKGMEVVQRMVSESEVGARPADIQNERVLAVIRNDVLRNFYDPSVGQLQAGDVIVVVRKAVPRRHESQTESDLVR; translated from the coding sequence ATGGTCTCGGAATCACCCGAATCCTCGGGGCGCCATAGCGTCTTCGAACAGACCGCTCTGGTCAAGCTTCCATTCAAAGCGACTGAACCTTTTTGGGAGCTGGTTAAGCGGTTGGCCTGGTCGGCGGTATTGCTGCTGATCAGTACGTTGATTGTGTGGGTCGATCGAGACTCGTATGTTGATTCCACCGCTGGAGACGGCGTCTCGCTCATTGACGCCTTTTACTATTCAACGGTCACCGTCACCACCACGGGTTACGGTGACATCACCCCAGTCGCGCCGCATGCGCGGCTCATTAACGCCCTCATCATCACGCCGCTACGCATCACTTTCCTGGTGCTGTTAGTTGGTACCACCCTTGAGATGCTGGCCAATGAGGGGCGACGCGGCCTGCTCGATAGTGCTTGGAGGAAGCGTATGAGGAATCACACCGTCGTCATTGGGTATGGCACGAAAGGTCGAAGCGCGGTCAATACGTTGCGTAACCACGATGTCCCCGTCGAGAAGATCGTCGTCATTGATTCCCGCCCCTCTGCTGTAGCTGAGGCCAACCGGTCTGGGCTGGCCGCCTTCGAGGGAGACGCCACTCGCCGTGATCTCTTGAGGCGAGCTGAGATTAGTAAGGCGCGGGAGGTCGTCATTACCCTCAACCGAGACGACTCGGCGATTCTGACGACGCTGACGGTGCGCCAGCTCAACCCGCGTTGTCACATCGTTGTTTCCGGTCGAGAGGACGAGAACCTCCCGTTGCTGCGCGAATCTGGTGCCGACGCTGTCGTCACATCTGCTGACGCGGTGGGACGATTGCTTGGGCTGTCGTCGGTTAACCCGTACGTTGGCACCGTCGTAGACGATTTGTTATCCAGTTCCAAGGGCATGGAAGTCGTTCAGCGAATGGTCTCCGAGAGCGAGGTGGGCGCACGTCCAGCCGATATTCAAAACGAACGGGTGCTAGCCGTCATTCGAAACGACGTGCTGCGCAACTTCTACGATCCTTCGGTGGGTCAGCTGCAGGCCGGTGACGTCATCGTGGTCGTGCGCAAAGCGGTTCCACGTCGCCATGAATCACAAACTGAAAGCGACCTGGTGCGCTGA
- the secD gene encoding protein translocase subunit SecD: MIFLVIIIVMYVLMGVMRTWSPKLGLDLRGGTSVTLTAKTEDGKAPSATSLEQARLIIGQRVNALGVGESSVKTMGDRNIVVSAPNVESSKLVEMVGQTAQLGFRMVYAEEPVSQKSPTPGKAKPSAPSALPTVEPSASASAAPDASASSKGGTTSSASQYNEKDPQSAAKMVKAAEEWKPTPEDQKAFEDYKCAKSVDSPGDKPLVTCDRERTMKYLLSPVAITGTQVVSADSGIPQGQLSYVVNLKFNSIGTTSFSDATTYLCSKMSPQNQFAVVLDGKVISSPQLNGNTGTSCPINGGEAQISGHFTQNSAADLANVLKYGALPLSFDISSVDNISPTLGGEQLRAGIIAGIIGLILVGGYCLLYYRGLGLVTLGSLVIAGITTYAAMVLLGEAVGFTLSLAGIAGAIVAIGVTADSFIVYFERIRDEIREGRTLRTALQTGWAKARGTILMADGVSLLSAIVLFVLSVDQVKGFAFTLGLTTVIDLIICFFFTHPIVTVLGRTRFWGQGRRGSGLEAEHMGVTESQLLGRRSRRSASRAKRTIESEEA, encoded by the coding sequence GTGATCTTCCTGGTAATCATCATTGTCATGTACGTGCTCATGGGAGTTATGCGTACTTGGTCACCCAAGCTCGGCTTGGACCTCAGGGGAGGCACCTCCGTTACTCTGACAGCCAAGACCGAAGACGGCAAAGCTCCGTCAGCGACGAGTCTCGAGCAGGCCCGTCTCATCATCGGGCAGCGAGTGAACGCGCTCGGAGTGGGCGAGTCGTCGGTCAAGACGATGGGTGATCGCAACATCGTCGTGTCGGCCCCGAACGTCGAGAGCTCCAAGCTTGTGGAGATGGTCGGTCAGACCGCTCAACTTGGATTCCGTATGGTTTATGCAGAGGAACCAGTGAGCCAGAAGAGCCCGACCCCCGGAAAGGCAAAGCCATCTGCACCATCTGCCCTTCCTACTGTTGAGCCCAGTGCCAGCGCCTCGGCTGCCCCAGATGCGTCTGCTAGTTCCAAGGGTGGTACCACATCCAGTGCTTCGCAGTACAACGAGAAGGATCCTCAGTCGGCTGCCAAGATGGTAAAGGCTGCCGAGGAGTGGAAGCCCACGCCCGAAGATCAGAAGGCCTTCGAGGACTATAAGTGTGCGAAGTCGGTTGATTCGCCAGGTGATAAGCCACTCGTGACCTGTGATCGTGAACGCACCATGAAATATTTGTTGTCCCCGGTCGCCATTACCGGCACCCAGGTCGTCAGTGCTGATTCAGGCATCCCGCAGGGGCAGTTGTCCTACGTGGTTAACTTGAAATTCAATTCCATTGGCACCACCTCGTTCAGTGACGCTACGACATACCTGTGTTCTAAGATGAGCCCACAGAATCAGTTTGCGGTCGTCCTCGATGGTAAAGTTATCTCTTCCCCGCAGCTCAACGGCAATACCGGCACGTCCTGCCCGATTAACGGTGGCGAGGCTCAGATCTCTGGTCACTTCACCCAAAACAGCGCGGCTGATCTCGCCAACGTCTTGAAATACGGTGCTCTTCCTCTGTCGTTCGATATTTCCAGCGTCGACAACATTTCGCCCACCCTTGGGGGTGAGCAGCTTCGAGCTGGCATTATCGCTGGCATCATTGGCCTTATTCTGGTCGGCGGCTACTGCTTGCTGTACTACCGGGGCCTGGGATTGGTGACCCTCGGCTCCCTCGTCATTGCCGGTATCACTACCTACGCAGCCATGGTGTTGCTCGGCGAGGCCGTCGGATTCACCCTTTCGCTGGCTGGTATCGCCGGCGCGATCGTGGCCATCGGCGTGACAGCAGACTCCTTTATCGTTTACTTTGAACGCATCCGAGACGAGATCCGCGAGGGTCGTACACTACGTACGGCTCTTCAGACTGGTTGGGCAAAGGCCCGGGGCACGATCCTCATGGCTGACGGCGTGTCCCTATTGTCTGCCATCGTCTTGTTCGTGCTGTCTGTAGATCAGGTGAAGGGATTTGCCTTCACTCTCGGTCTGACCACAGTGATCGACCTCATTATTTGTTTCTTCTTCACCCATCCCATCGTGACCGTGTTGGGACGCACAAGGTTCTGGGGACAAGGTCGACGCGGTTCTGGCCTCGAGGCGGAGCATATGGGCGTGACTGAGAGCCAGCTGCTTGGTCGGAGAAGCAGACGATCTGCTTCAAGAGCAAAGCGCACCATCGAGTCGGAGGAGGCCTGA
- the ruvA gene encoding Holliday junction branch migration protein RuvA, whose product MISHFSGMVSAAGPTWVVLDNHGVGIKVLCPPATAASARINQDMSLHTSLVVREESLTLYGFVEADDRDAFELVQTASGVGPKLAAAIMSVLDAAQLATAITEEDDATLCRVPGIGRKGAAKMILELKDKVAALTPRGASVSGATHVVAPWREQVAEGLVGLGWSAKDAEKAVDKVAALKEADPAMTIGNLMRAALRSLAR is encoded by the coding sequence GTGATTTCCCATTTTTCCGGCATGGTTAGTGCCGCTGGCCCGACGTGGGTCGTCCTTGACAATCATGGGGTTGGTATCAAGGTGCTGTGCCCTCCTGCCACAGCTGCGAGTGCTCGCATCAACCAAGATATGTCCCTGCACACCTCCCTGGTTGTGAGAGAGGAGTCCCTGACTCTTTACGGGTTCGTCGAAGCTGATGATCGCGATGCTTTTGAGCTGGTGCAAACCGCGTCGGGAGTCGGTCCCAAATTAGCTGCAGCGATTATGAGTGTCCTTGATGCTGCTCAGCTAGCCACGGCGATAACCGAAGAAGATGACGCAACTCTATGCCGCGTTCCCGGAATTGGTCGCAAGGGTGCGGCGAAAATGATCCTGGAGCTCAAGGACAAGGTCGCAGCCCTTACCCCACGTGGAGCTTCGGTGAGCGGAGCGACCCATGTGGTCGCACCGTGGCGGGAACAGGTGGCGGAAGGGCTGGTCGGCTTGGGCTGGTCGGCTAAAGACGCGGAGAAGGCCGTCGACAAGGTGGCTGCTCTCAAGGAAGCCGATCCAGCTATGACCATCGGCAACCTCATGCGAGCGGCATTGCGTAGTTTGGCGCGGTGA
- a CDS encoding YebC/PmpR family DNA-binding transcriptional regulator, whose protein sequence is MSGHSKWATTKHKKAAIDAKRGKLFARLIKNIEVAARLGGGDPSGNPTLYDAIQKAKKSSVPNDNITRAVKRGSGEGADAVNYETIMYEAYGPAGVAILIECLTDNRNRAVSDVRVAVTRNGGTMADGGSVQRLFQRKGVVSVSKTYEVEEGRKTETREVDEDQLMEATIDAEPEDIVDEGEVFEIISDPSAVVDVRKAVQDAGIDYDSAEVSFKPDFTQRVELEDARKLYRILDALEDLDDVQNVFSNVDIPAEVAAALDEEE, encoded by the coding sequence ATGAGCGGTCACTCCAAGTGGGCCACCACCAAGCACAAGAAGGCGGCCATTGACGCCAAGCGCGGCAAGCTTTTCGCTCGCCTGATTAAGAATATTGAGGTGGCCGCCCGCCTCGGGGGTGGAGACCCGTCGGGCAACCCGACCCTCTACGACGCCATCCAGAAGGCGAAAAAGAGCTCGGTTCCTAACGACAACATCACCCGTGCTGTGAAGCGTGGGTCTGGTGAGGGCGCTGACGCCGTCAATTACGAGACGATTATGTACGAGGCCTATGGCCCCGCTGGCGTTGCCATCCTTATCGAGTGCCTGACTGACAATCGCAATCGCGCCGTTTCTGACGTCCGCGTGGCCGTTACCCGCAACGGCGGAACCATGGCTGACGGCGGTTCTGTGCAGCGTCTGTTCCAGCGCAAGGGTGTTGTCTCGGTCTCGAAGACCTACGAGGTTGAGGAGGGCCGCAAGACAGAGACCCGTGAGGTGGATGAGGACCAGCTCATGGAGGCAACCATCGACGCTGAGCCTGAGGACATCGTTGATGAGGGCGAGGTCTTTGAGATTATTTCGGATCCGAGCGCTGTTGTTGATGTCCGTAAAGCCGTCCAGGATGCCGGTATTGATTACGACTCCGCTGAGGTGTCGTTCAAGCCAGACTTCACCCAGCGTGTCGAGCTTGAGGACGCCCGCAAGCTTTACAGGATCCTTGATGCTCTCGAAGATCTCGATGACGTCCAGAACGTGTTCTCCAACGTTGATATCCCCGCCGAGGTTGCAGCAGCTCTTGACGAGGAGGAGTGA
- the priA gene encoding bifunctional 1-(5-phosphoribosyl)-5-((5-phosphoribosylamino)methylideneamino)imidazole-4-carboxamide isomerase/phosphoribosylanthranilate isomerase PriA produces MTGELTLFPAVDVQGGRAVQLQQGVASSERAFGDPLDVAQKWQGLGAQWIHLVDLDAAFGHGSNTKIISSVVEQLDINVEVSGGIRDQRSLESALSAGATRVNIGTAALEDPQWCDEVVGRYGEQVAIGLDVRGDQLTARGWTREGGKVLDVLARLEDAGCRRYVVTDVASDGMLTGPNYELLGRICARTQGKVVASGGIATLEDLRRLRGLVPIGVEGAIVGTALYVGNFTLPAALDVCRAPIPADSSPMPPTD; encoded by the coding sequence GTGACCGGAGAACTCACGCTGTTTCCAGCCGTTGATGTCCAGGGCGGTCGTGCCGTCCAGCTGCAACAGGGGGTGGCCAGTTCTGAACGGGCATTTGGCGACCCTCTCGATGTCGCTCAGAAGTGGCAAGGCCTGGGAGCCCAATGGATTCACCTGGTTGACCTTGATGCTGCCTTCGGACATGGATCCAATACGAAGATCATCAGCAGCGTCGTTGAGCAGTTGGACATTAACGTTGAGGTTTCGGGTGGTATCCGAGATCAAAGGAGTCTCGAGTCCGCGTTGTCCGCTGGCGCGACCCGGGTCAATATCGGTACCGCTGCCCTCGAGGACCCTCAATGGTGTGACGAAGTCGTCGGGCGTTATGGCGAACAAGTAGCAATCGGCTTAGACGTGCGTGGCGATCAGCTGACGGCTCGTGGATGGACGCGCGAGGGCGGAAAGGTTCTCGACGTTCTGGCGCGCTTGGAGGACGCCGGGTGTAGGCGATACGTCGTTACCGACGTCGCCAGTGATGGCATGCTAACCGGCCCTAATTACGAGCTTCTGGGGCGGATTTGCGCTCGTACCCAAGGCAAAGTTGTCGCTTCAGGTGGTATTGCCACGCTGGAGGATTTGCGACGCCTGCGCGGTTTAGTCCCGATCGGTGTTGAGGGCGCGATCGTCGGGACGGCTCTGTACGTCGGCAATTTCACCTTGCCTGCGGCCTTGGATGTGTGCCGGGCCCCCATCCCGGCTGATTCATCCCCGATGCCTCCTACCGACTGA